From Humisphaera borealis, the proteins below share one genomic window:
- a CDS encoding prepilin-type N-terminal cleavage/methylation domain-containing protein, protein MTRSHPRSSVATRSGFTLIEILIVVIILGILASIVMPQFSNASTAARESTLREDLRYLRTQIASFKYQHRDVVPGYAGGDRSATPDEATFLDQMLRFSDEFCTTAASPSVTVRYGPYLTKMPPNPLNGKSGILVVTGASMPAADNSQPHGWIYNPELEKLQVNLEGFDSAGTPFANY, encoded by the coding sequence ATGACCCGCTCGCATCCCCGATCGTCTGTCGCGACGCGATCCGGCTTCACGCTGATCGAGATCCTGATCGTCGTGATCATCCTTGGGATTCTCGCGTCCATCGTGATGCCCCAGTTCTCCAACGCGTCGACGGCCGCCCGCGAGAGCACCCTCCGCGAAGACCTCCGCTATCTCCGAACCCAGATCGCGTCGTTCAAGTACCAGCACCGCGATGTGGTGCCGGGATATGCCGGCGGAGACCGGTCGGCGACCCCGGACGAAGCGACGTTCCTGGACCAGATGCTGCGGTTCTCCGACGAGTTCTGCACGACGGCCGCCAGCCCCTCGGTCACCGTGCGCTACGGCCCTTACCTGACGAAGATGCCGCCCAACCCGCTCAACGGGAAATCGGGAATTCTGGTTGTGACCGGCGCCTCGATGCCGGCCGCCGACAACAGCCAGCCGCACGGATGGATCTACAACCCCGAACTCGAAAAGCTCCAGGTGAACCTGGAAGGCTTCGACAGCGCCGGAACGCCCTTTGCCAACTATTGA
- a CDS encoding tetratricopeptide repeat protein yields MSFRCIAQAFLPIAIFVSVTGCGSSDNKPSEKEVAQKRWAAARSGVMVTLAKDQYRNGDLDRARTTVDDALRLSPENPQARLVSARLYIEKSQLESAERELIAARAITPNDGEAYYLSGIVMQRWQKNDKALENYKIACEKSPAELAYVLAVAESLVSLDRANEALELLQSKADYFEHSGTIRDAIGQLYMQQGKYAEAARNFRQATVLAEDEPAIKERLAMALFKAGQHRETADVLSKLVALETFAKRADLWAMLGECQVILGRARDARYSYESASRLDEFSPSIWRGLGRAALESGDLQRAELAFKKSLRFDDERPETHLLLGYLFTRQNKFDEALQAFLAASKLDPKDTVALCMVGYVYEKSGKPELAAKYYARALQIRPSDEMARKLMAGVE; encoded by the coding sequence ATGTCGTTCCGTTGCATCGCCCAGGCCTTTCTTCCCATCGCGATATTCGTATCCGTCACCGGATGCGGATCGAGCGACAACAAGCCGTCGGAGAAGGAGGTCGCACAGAAGCGCTGGGCGGCCGCCCGGTCCGGCGTGATGGTGACGCTCGCCAAGGACCAGTATCGCAACGGCGACCTGGATCGCGCCCGCACGACGGTGGACGATGCCCTGCGCCTTTCACCGGAGAACCCGCAGGCGCGGCTCGTGTCGGCCAGGCTCTATATCGAGAAGAGCCAGCTCGAATCCGCTGAGCGCGAACTGATCGCCGCCCGCGCCATCACGCCGAACGACGGCGAAGCCTACTACCTCTCGGGCATCGTGATGCAGCGGTGGCAGAAGAACGACAAGGCGTTGGAGAATTACAAGATCGCCTGTGAGAAGTCGCCGGCCGAGCTGGCGTACGTGCTGGCGGTCGCCGAGTCGCTGGTGTCGCTCGATCGGGCTAATGAGGCGTTGGAGCTCCTGCAATCCAAGGCCGACTACTTCGAACACAGCGGAACGATCCGCGATGCGATCGGCCAGCTCTACATGCAGCAGGGCAAGTACGCCGAAGCGGCCCGTAACTTCCGCCAGGCGACCGTACTGGCCGAGGACGAGCCGGCGATCAAGGAGCGGCTCGCGATGGCGCTGTTCAAGGCCGGCCAGCACCGCGAAACGGCCGACGTGCTGTCCAAGCTCGTTGCCCTGGAAACATTCGCCAAGCGGGCAGACCTCTGGGCGATGCTCGGCGAATGCCAGGTCATCCTCGGCCGGGCCCGCGATGCCCGCTACAGCTACGAGTCGGCAAGCCGTCTCGACGAGTTCTCCCCATCCATCTGGCGTGGGCTTGGCAGGGCGGCTTTGGAAAGCGGCGACCTTCAACGTGCGGAACTGGCGTTCAAGAAGTCGCTCCGCTTCGACGACGAGCGCCCTGAAACGCACCTGCTCCTCGGATATCTCTTCACCCGCCAGAACAAATTCGACGAAGCCCTCCAGGCGTTCCTGGCCGCGTCAAAACTCGATCCGAAAGACACCGTCGCGCTCTGCATGGTGGGCTATGTCTACGAGAAGAGCGGCAAGCCCGAACTGGCGGCGAAGTATTACGCACGTGCCCTTCAGATTCGCCCGAGCGACGAAATGGCCCGCAAGCTGATGGCCGGCGTGGAATGA
- a CDS encoding type II secretion system protein, with protein sequence MPATISRSSRRGFTLIEILGVVVILGIISATIIPQIATRDDQRAAAAARVVMSDLLYAQNRAVAQQKVHYVVFDVVNKNYKVLDKWSPATVIKNPVDGSTFQVYFGDASAGGLKEMSLVSAAFDGNSAIAFDAMGIPQSVNASTGALTPMTVGRVVVGSGTYQLTVTVSPFSGELTVQ encoded by the coding sequence ATGCCGGCCACCATATCCCGTTCGTCACGTCGCGGCTTCACGCTGATCGAGATACTCGGTGTCGTGGTGATCCTGGGGATCATCAGTGCGACGATCATCCCCCAGATCGCGACCCGCGACGACCAGCGTGCCGCTGCCGCCGCCCGAGTCGTCATGTCGGACCTTCTCTATGCGCAGAATCGGGCGGTGGCGCAGCAGAAAGTGCACTACGTCGTGTTCGACGTCGTCAACAAGAACTACAAGGTCCTCGACAAGTGGTCGCCGGCGACGGTGATCAAAAACCCCGTCGACGGCTCGACCTTCCAGGTTTATTTCGGCGACGCCAGTGCGGGAGGGCTCAAAGAGATGAGCCTGGTGTCGGCTGCATTCGATGGCAACTCGGCAATCGCGTTCGACGCGATGGGCATTCCGCAGTCCGTCAATGCCAGTACCGGTGCGCTGACCCCCATGACCGTGGGCAGGGTGGTCGTGGGCAGCGGGACGTATCAGCTCACCGTGACCGTATCGCCGTTCAGCGGCGAGCTGACGGTCCAGTAA
- a CDS encoding sensor histidine kinase, which produces MHILSLLFACLGASVAGRVLALDAPEWLGASGALLLVAGGCALIAMQINRRQWGEFMARKLRMVGQLESQVRELEARLKVAELRCQSEEETLAGVAAAVNPLLQAAQAAEAASVPATRPADPAKPSEELIRLISHEARTPLATIHAYSELLLDGEPLDEATRLDFFGIIHTETERLSLVLDSLLNLARIDNGAISVRTEVTSLDSLVAPVVHGVIALADLRKVTVELDLASASQVVEADRELLAQAIRNLLAHVVKHAGPGDRVSVRTSTNTTDRNVLLEITGDRTGIPPKDLPHPLDSFYGGGKKHDRTVPPGAAGLALSRRVIEAIHGGETIVRVSGSACTLGFALPVSQAVTLTPAGLPPAVSLSPVEVKND; this is translated from the coding sequence ATGCACATCCTCAGCCTCCTGTTCGCGTGCCTGGGCGCGTCGGTCGCGGGGCGCGTGCTCGCGTTGGATGCGCCGGAATGGCTCGGTGCGTCGGGCGCGCTGCTGCTGGTCGCCGGAGGGTGTGCACTGATCGCGATGCAGATCAATCGCCGCCAGTGGGGCGAGTTCATGGCCCGCAAGCTCCGCATGGTGGGGCAATTGGAATCGCAGGTTCGCGAGTTGGAAGCAAGGCTCAAGGTAGCCGAGTTGCGATGCCAGTCCGAAGAAGAAACCCTTGCCGGCGTTGCGGCGGCCGTCAATCCGCTCCTGCAGGCAGCACAGGCGGCCGAGGCAGCATCCGTCCCGGCGACCCGGCCTGCCGACCCGGCCAAACCCTCGGAAGAACTCATTCGCCTGATTAGCCACGAAGCGCGCACGCCGCTGGCGACCATTCACGCGTACAGCGAACTTCTGCTGGACGGCGAGCCCCTCGACGAAGCAACCCGTCTCGATTTCTTCGGCATCATCCACACCGAGACCGAACGCCTCTCACTGGTGCTCGACAGCCTGCTGAATCTCGCCCGGATCGACAACGGCGCGATCTCCGTGCGGACCGAAGTCACATCGCTCGATTCGCTGGTCGCGCCGGTGGTGCATGGGGTGATCGCATTGGCTGATCTGCGAAAGGTGACGGTCGAACTGGACCTGGCATCGGCGTCCCAAGTTGTCGAGGCCGATCGCGAACTCCTCGCGCAGGCGATCCGCAACCTGCTCGCCCACGTCGTGAAGCACGCCGGCCCCGGGGATCGGGTATCCGTCCGAACCAGCACAAACACGACGGATCGCAACGTTCTGCTGGAGATTACCGGCGATCGCACCGGGATTCCCCCAAAGGACCTCCCTCATCCGCTCGATAGTTTTTACGGCGGCGGAAAGAAGCACGATCGCACCGTGCCTCCGGGTGCCGCCGGGCTGGCTCTGTCGCGACGCGTTATCGAAGCGATACACGGCGGCGAAACGATCGTCCGTGTGTCCGGATCGGCCTGCACGCTGGGCTTTGCACTGCCGGTATCGCAGGCCGTGACTTTGACGCCAGCCGGCTTGCCTCCCGCTGTCTCGTTGTCGCCTGTCGAGGTGAAAAATGATTGA
- a CDS encoding prepilin-type N-terminal cleavage/methylation domain-containing protein, with protein sequence MYRTIRKSRSGFTLIEILIVVIILGILAAIVIPQFSSASNDARKSNVQTTVQTLRSQIALYKLQHQDALPDLVTNWDQLTKKTDATGSTTPAVGAQTFGPYMQDTPVNSLNSLSTVANGDGSAAAATSVGFVYDYAAAAGTGKIWGTDIDGKTLIP encoded by the coding sequence ATGTATCGCACGATTCGCAAGTCGCGTAGTGGTTTCACGCTCATCGAAATCCTGATCGTCGTCATCATCCTCGGCATTCTGGCCGCGATCGTCATCCCGCAGTTCAGCTCGGCGAGCAACGACGCCCGCAAGAGTAACGTGCAGACGACGGTACAAACGCTCCGCAGCCAGATCGCGCTGTACAAGTTGCAGCACCAGGATGCGTTGCCCGACCTGGTGACCAACTGGGATCAGCTGACGAAGAAGACGGACGCGACCGGTTCGACCACCCCGGCTGTCGGCGCCCAGACCTTTGGCCCTTACATGCAGGACACTCCGGTTAACTCGCTCAACAGCCTGAGCACTGTTGCCAACGGCGACGGCTCGGCCGCCGCGGCGACCTCGGTCGGTTTCGTCTACGACTATGCCGCTGCCGCCGGCACCGGCAAGATCTGGGGCACCGACATCGACGGCAAGACCCTCATCCCCTAA
- a CDS encoding response regulator, whose protein sequence is MIETPNTSGASDGEKTILVADDETHILNVVSLKLRGAGYRVLTACDGQEALDIAVREHPDLLITDYHMPMLSGLELCRRLKQDPTTAGIPAIMLTARGYHLEELETKQSGIRCMMSKPFSPRHLLLTVADLFTGKAA, encoded by the coding sequence ATGATTGAAACCCCCAACACATCCGGTGCTTCCGATGGCGAGAAGACCATCCTGGTTGCCGACGACGAGACTCACATTCTCAACGTCGTGTCGCTGAAGCTGCGCGGCGCCGGTTATCGCGTGCTGACCGCCTGCGACGGCCAGGAAGCACTGGACATCGCCGTGCGCGAGCACCCCGATCTGCTCATCACCGACTACCACATGCCCATGCTGTCGGGCCTGGAGCTGTGCCGCCGCCTAAAGCAGGACCCGACGACGGCGGGCATCCCGGCGATCATGCTGACCGCCCGCGGCTACCACCTGGAAGAACTCGAAACCAAGCAAAGCGGCATTCGCTGCATGATGAGCAAGCCCTTCAGCCCCAGGCACCTGCTGCTGACCGTGGCTGATCTGTTCACCGGAAAGGCCGCCTGA
- a CDS encoding secretin and TonB N-terminal domain-containing protein, with amino-acid sequence MRKWTKAAGLLFLAASAVYSEGVLRAAPGNEAKNPTKSKGPVEVKPLEDAAPASTDVFADPTGTPADKAAPSTQPTAAVAAPKPAGATSVAVKDIGTVEVHVNDASLVEVLKMLSIQSQKNIVASKDVRGTITANLYDVTVKEALDAILKSNGYDYREKGNFIFVYTQKELEEMEKAAAVKKTEMFRLYYTPAANAANMIKPVLSTEGAVSFTTPAKTGIEAGGSDVGGNDHATEDLLVVTDFPERLDQVRAVLKEVDRRPQQILVEAVILRATLQENNDLGIDFTVLGGVDFNTLGGIGSATPSGSGVDQLLSGQIMNNSGAGGITDAGAFGGRAGGSGLKLGFVKNNVGMFLSALEGVTDTVVMANPKVLVLNKQKGEVHVGSQQGYRTAVATETLTADDVKFLDTGTRLAFRPYVGDSGYVRMEIHPEDSSGSVNAQGLPNKFVTQVTSNVMVKDGHTIVIGGLFRESTDRTRSQVPGLGSLPGVGPAFRRQTDNTVREEVIILLTPHIVKDEKSYTKYSEDQLKESERLRVGMRKGLMPWGRERMAEAWFEKAQSELRKENPDRQKALWYLNSATNLNPKFSEAVDLKSKVSGIEASASDNSSIKHFVAKMVMDEKGKEFKYPSDTPPIEVPSGERSVKAKKSDSEPKEVSAPSSQPALAEAPATKPVEAPVAAGPASQPTIAERKPDVPTESEPEVANKPEPVVPATKPVEPATTVTELPIETEPK; translated from the coding sequence ATGCGCAAGTGGACCAAAGCCGCCGGGCTTCTTTTTTTGGCCGCGTCGGCCGTTTATTCCGAAGGGGTCCTTCGGGCAGCGCCGGGTAACGAGGCAAAGAACCCGACCAAGTCGAAGGGCCCGGTCGAGGTCAAGCCGCTGGAGGACGCTGCACCTGCATCGACCGATGTGTTTGCCGACCCCACCGGCACCCCGGCCGACAAGGCCGCTCCTTCCACTCAACCGACGGCGGCAGTCGCCGCGCCCAAGCCTGCCGGCGCCACCAGCGTCGCGGTGAAGGACATCGGCACCGTCGAGGTCCACGTGAATGACGCCAGCCTGGTCGAAGTGCTGAAGATGCTTTCGATCCAGAGCCAGAAGAACATCGTCGCGTCGAAGGACGTTCGCGGAACGATCACCGCCAACCTGTACGACGTGACCGTCAAGGAAGCGCTCGACGCGATCCTCAAGAGCAACGGCTACGACTACCGCGAGAAGGGCAACTTCATCTTCGTCTACACCCAGAAGGAACTGGAAGAGATGGAGAAGGCCGCCGCCGTGAAGAAGACGGAAATGTTCCGTCTCTACTACACGCCCGCCGCCAACGCCGCCAACATGATCAAGCCGGTCCTCTCGACCGAAGGCGCCGTGTCGTTCACCACGCCAGCCAAGACCGGAATTGAAGCCGGCGGCTCGGACGTCGGCGGCAACGACCACGCCACCGAAGACTTGCTGGTCGTCACAGACTTCCCCGAACGGCTGGACCAGGTCCGTGCCGTGCTGAAGGAAGTCGACCGCCGGCCGCAGCAGATCCTGGTCGAGGCCGTCATCCTTCGTGCAACCCTGCAGGAAAACAACGACCTCGGTATCGACTTCACGGTGCTCGGCGGTGTCGACTTCAACACCCTTGGCGGCATCGGTTCTGCCACGCCGTCGGGCTCGGGTGTCGACCAGCTCCTCAGCGGGCAGATCATGAACAACTCCGGTGCCGGTGGCATCACCGACGCGGGCGCGTTCGGCGGTCGGGCCGGTGGGTCGGGCCTGAAGCTCGGCTTCGTCAAAAACAACGTGGGCATGTTCCTGTCGGCCTTGGAAGGCGTCACCGACACTGTCGTGATGGCCAACCCCAAGGTGCTCGTGCTTAACAAGCAGAAGGGCGAAGTGCACGTCGGTAGCCAGCAGGGTTACCGCACCGCCGTCGCGACCGAAACACTGACCGCCGACGACGTGAAGTTCCTCGACACCGGTACCCGCCTGGCGTTCCGCCCGTATGTGGGCGACAGCGGATACGTCCGCATGGAAATCCACCCGGAAGATTCCAGCGGTTCGGTCAACGCCCAGGGCCTGCCGAACAAGTTCGTCACCCAGGTGACCAGCAACGTCATGGTGAAGGACGGCCACACGATCGTGATCGGCGGTCTGTTCCGTGAATCGACCGACCGCACCCGCAGCCAGGTGCCGGGCCTCGGCAGCCTGCCGGGCGTCGGGCCGGCCTTCCGCCGTCAGACCGACAACACCGTCCGCGAAGAAGTGATCATCCTGCTGACCCCGCACATTGTGAAGGACGAGAAGTCGTACACGAAGTACAGCGAGGATCAGCTGAAGGAATCAGAGCGTCTGCGCGTCGGTATGCGCAAGGGCCTGATGCCCTGGGGCCGCGAACGAATGGCCGAGGCCTGGTTCGAAAAGGCCCAGTCGGAGCTCCGCAAGGAGAACCCGGACCGCCAGAAGGCGCTCTGGTACCTGAACTCGGCGACCAACCTGAACCCGAAGTTCTCGGAAGCCGTCGACCTGAAGTCGAAGGTGTCGGGGATTGAAGCCTCGGCGAGCGACAACTCGAGCATCAAGCACTTTGTCGCGAAGATGGTGATGGACGAGAAGGGCAAGGAGTTCAAGTATCCGTCCGATACGCCGCCGATCGAAGTGCCTTCCGGCGAGCGGTCGGTGAAGGCCAAGAAGTCGGACTCGGAGCCGAAGGAAGTTTCTGCGCCTTCAAGCCAGCCGGCCCTGGCCGAAGCCCCGGCCACCAAGCCGGTTGAAGCTCCGGTTGCCGCGGGTCCGGCGTCGCAGCCGACCATCGCCGAGCGTAAGCCGGACGTTCCGACCGAGAGTGAACCTGAAGTGGCCAATAAACCCGAGCCGGTCGTTCCTGCGACCAAGCCCGTGGAGCCGGCGACGACGGTTACCGAGTTGCCGATCGAGACGGAACCGAAGTAA
- a CDS encoding protein kinase domain-containing protein — translation MYRPGRVKRFDFPPGKVVAGKYQIERELGSGWEGEVYSIVERTTGIRRAAKFYYPHRDPTGKAAITYARKLDALRHCPILMQYHHQEVAYFKKKKITVVISELVEGLKLSEFLQQQPGGRLSAFEALHVLHTLTRGIAPIHARGEYHGDIHEHNIMIRRQGIDFEVKLLDFFDLGRPGKDKIRKDVLNLVEVLHTIVGGREHYATQPKVIKAIVRGLKDTLILQRFQSAGDIQRHLENLDWE, via the coding sequence ATGTACCGACCCGGCCGAGTCAAACGTTTCGATTTCCCGCCGGGGAAGGTCGTCGCCGGCAAGTACCAGATTGAGCGCGAGCTCGGTAGCGGCTGGGAGGGGGAAGTCTATTCCATCGTCGAACGCACGACCGGCATCCGCCGGGCCGCCAAGTTTTACTATCCGCACCGCGATCCCACGGGAAAAGCGGCGATCACCTACGCCCGCAAGCTCGACGCGCTGCGCCACTGTCCGATCCTGATGCAGTATCACCACCAGGAGGTGGCGTACTTCAAAAAGAAGAAGATCACGGTGGTCATCAGCGAGCTCGTCGAAGGGCTCAAGCTCAGCGAGTTTCTGCAACAGCAACCGGGCGGACGGCTCAGCGCGTTCGAAGCGCTACATGTATTGCATACGCTCACCCGGGGTATCGCCCCGATTCACGCCCGCGGCGAGTACCACGGCGACATCCACGAACACAACATCATGATCCGCCGGCAGGGGATCGACTTCGAAGTCAAACTGCTCGACTTCTTCGACCTCGGCCGCCCGGGCAAGGACAAGATTCGTAAGGATGTCCTGAACCTTGTCGAAGTGCTGCACACCATCGTCGGCGGCCGCGAGCACTACGCGACCCAGCCGAAGGTCATCAAGGCGATCGTTCGCGGGCTGAAGGACACGCTGATTCTCCAGCGATTCCAGAGCGCCGGGGACATCCAGCGGCATCTCGAGAATCTCGACTGGGAATGA